One Gemmatimonadota bacterium genomic window carries:
- a CDS encoding NAD(P)/FAD-dependent oxidoreductase, with product MISDQYDVIVIGGGPAGSTTAALVAEYGHRVLLLEREEFPRFQIGESLMPGTYWSFKRLGLLDKLKKSAFVKKYSVQFFSGSGKGSAPFYFHLHDPHESSITYQVLRSEFDLMMMDNAREKGAEIVQGASVHQVHFSGEHATGVQVRCRDGRIQDVSASVIVDATGRSALISRRLKTKTIEPELKKASIFTHYKGAFRDEGIDEGATLILHTQDKDSWFWYIPLADDVVSVGVVGGLDYLLQNRKRTPQEIFEEELAKCIRMRERLAGAEQLFPMKVTQDFSYRSNTVAGEGWVLVGDAFGFIDPVYSSGVFLALKSGEMAADAIHEAIEKRDFSADQLGKWGPEFLPGMEAIRKLVYAFYTKDFSFAKFLKAHPECIDGIINILKGNVYREDVTPIFEPMGQMCDLPETVDHYAEVSA from the coding sequence CGGGGGACCTGCGGGAAGCACGACAGCCGCACTGGTCGCTGAATACGGTCACCGCGTGTTGTTGCTGGAGCGGGAGGAGTTTCCCAGGTTTCAGATTGGCGAGTCCCTGATGCCGGGTACTTACTGGTCATTCAAGCGGTTGGGGCTGCTCGACAAGCTAAAAAAAAGTGCGTTTGTCAAAAAATACAGTGTTCAGTTTTTCAGCGGATCGGGAAAAGGCTCTGCGCCATTTTATTTTCACTTACACGATCCCCACGAAAGTTCGATTACATATCAGGTGTTGCGCAGCGAATTTGATCTTATGATGATGGACAATGCCCGCGAGAAAGGCGCTGAGATCGTACAAGGGGCGAGTGTGCATCAGGTGCATTTTAGTGGAGAGCACGCAACGGGTGTTCAGGTAAGATGCCGCGATGGACGGATTCAAGATGTATCTGCCAGTGTTATTGTAGATGCGACGGGGCGAAGCGCGCTTATTTCGCGAAGGCTAAAGACCAAGACGATTGAGCCAGAGCTAAAAAAGGCGTCTATTTTCACGCACTACAAAGGCGCGTTCCGCGATGAGGGTATTGACGAAGGCGCAACGCTGATTTTACATACGCAAGACAAGGATTCCTGGTTCTGGTACATCCCGCTGGCAGATGATGTGGTCAGCGTGGGTGTTGTTGGGGGATTGGATTATTTGTTACAGAACCGCAAGAGAACTCCCCAGGAAATTTTTGAAGAAGAGTTAGCAAAGTGTATCCGCATGCGAGAACGGCTCGCAGGGGCCGAGCAGCTATTTCCGATGAAAGTCACGCAGGACTTTTCATACCGATCCAATACTGTCGCGGGTGAGGGATGGGTGCTGGTAGGCGATGCTTTTGGTTTTATAGATCCCGTTTATTCTTCAGGTGTGTTTCTCGCACTCAAATCGGGCGAGATGGCCGCTGATGCGATCCACGAGGCCATTGAAAAACGCGATTTCTCTGCGGATCAACTCGGCAAATGGGGACCAGAATTTCTACCAGGTATGGAGGCGATTCGCAAATTGGTCTATGCTTTTTATACCAAAGATTTCAGTTTTGCCAAATTTTTAAAAGCGCATCCAGAATGTATAGATGGCATTATCAATATCTTAAAAGGCAATGTCTATCGCGAGGATGTCACTCCTATTTTTGAGCCTATGGGGCAAATGTGTGATCTGCCCGAGACTGTGGATCACTATGCTGAGGTATCCGCTTAA